TGATATTGATAATATTGAATAATCAATGTACCTTGTAGAGAAAGCAATAATAGATCATTTCGCTCAGTAGCAAAAGTAAAGtttcaaattgaaattatttgctTTTACACCATGCTCCCTTTAGCGCAAAGAAattgaatacctacctacaaagcCATTGTACTTGCATTTTATCAAGGGGTCTGGCCTTTTGTTCCCTTCTCACTTAAAATAAGTTCTAGTTTGAATATGTAAATAGTAGCTACAGAGAACTGTAgttttaaatctaaattaagaTTTTTGACAAGTTATTTGACTGTATTAattatagttttgtttttatacaaatcTTTAGATACTTCAACTAGATCCTTGAATGAGATACAATACATTGGTTGGAAGCCTAATATAATATGAGGTCAGCTATTGTAGCCTTCAAAATtctaaataaagaattattgtatttttcagcCTAAGCCAGTGACAGAGAAGAAAAATTTTAAGGCACCTTCCAGTCTCAGAAAACCTTCCAAACCAGCatgcaaaattcaaaatggAAACAAAGGTGAAAACTGTAAGGCAGTGAGTGATGACATCATTAAAGCACAAGAAGCTGAGATAAGGTAaggtttatttcattttgaattgaattgataaGCAAGGATTTTGcgcaaacatgtttttttttaaatagtgtttcaacatttaaaaaacgtTTAGTTTTGTATTCATTGTTATTTCAGAAACAAAGACTACACTATTGATGAATACAACAAGCAAATTGAAGATCTCAAAAATGAAATTGCAAAATTACGGACACAAATAAAAGAAGCCACTGCAAATGCTAGCTCTGATACTTTAAATAAACAACTCTCTCAAATTTCTCTCGATGATAATAAAGAATCTGAAATCAATAAAAATGATACTAAGAAAGATGCTCATGATAATGAGACTGTACAAAAATATGAACTAAAAATTTCTGAAATGGAACAACTCTGTGAAAAACTGGAGCTGGAAGTGAGCAGTAAACAAGTAGAGTTGTCATCTCTTGAAGAAGTTATAACCATTAGAGATAGCTTGTGTAAAGATCTACAAGATAAACTTAGTAATATGGAAACTATGTTAGAAGAAACAAGATCTAGGCTTGAAATTTTAAAAGGACACCATGCTTTGGCACTGGAGGCCAATGAGAGTATTCGGCGAGAGTATAAAGCAGAGCTTGAAAGTATGAAGTTGAAATTTGAAGAAGAAAAACAAGGAATTATAAACAGATCTAAAAGTGACCAAGAACACATAAGAGATCATTACAGTATCCTGATAGAGTCCCTTAAACATCAGATAAACAAAGAAAAGGAAGAGATTGTACATGACTTACAACAACAATTGGCGAACAAAGATAATGAAATGAAAGCAAAGCTTGAACAAATTGATGAGGCTACTCATGAGAAACTGAGACTATGCGAGATTCAGTTTGAAGAGCGCAGCAGGTCTATTCAAGAACATTGGGCTCAGCAGCAGGAAAAACTGTTTTCTTTGGAGAGGGAAACTAAagaattgaaatttaatattacCATGGCAGAGcagaaaaatctaaatttgCAGAGAGACTTTGATGCTTTAAAAGATGAGTATGACATCTTAAAGGCTGAGAAACAGGGCATTGTTAAAGAAACTAACGAACTAAAAGATGAATCAAAATCTAAgttcattgattttgaaaatacaa
Above is a window of Choristoneura fumiferana chromosome 2, NRCan_CFum_1, whole genome shotgun sequence DNA encoding:
- the LOC141442482 gene encoding uncharacterized protein, with protein sequence MFSKAKRFEPLGTIKNQSKEPKKHEADKPKLLLKPTTGGRTPAVTPIKAKTCSDVQSVCSSTPSVPSFATPKPVTEKKNFKAPSSLRKPSKPACKIQNGNKGENCKAVSDDIIKAQEAEIRNKDYTIDEYNKQIEDLKNEIAKLRTQIKEATANASSDTLNKQLSQISLDDNKESEINKNDTKKDAHDNETVQKYELKISEMEQLCEKLELEVSSKQVELSSLEEVITIRDSLCKDLQDKLSNMETMLEETRSRLEILKGHHALALEANESIRREYKAELESMKLKFEEEKQGIINRSKSDQEHIRDHYSILIESLKHQINKEKEEIVHDLQQQLANKDNEMKAKLEQIDEATHEKLRLCEIQFEERSRSIQEHWAQQQEKLFSLERETKELKFNITMAEQKNLNLQRDFDALKDEYDILKAEKQGIVKETNELKDESKSKFIDFENTINKLTVEVEKTVREKNQFEMSLSVTRDIVQVLTMRLRESDNELELLEEKVQSLTNAKEVLENEVSTYKNSLNNSLLECNEYKEALVNILKSKAALAKEHTRIMEHNVTLIESLQNVEQEAYRELGTIQSELIEDVELLKKESSSQIQVLRDEVEKKRVLCTMATEQAGQAAAAAEQARVLLAHAAAALAGLEADNQRLHQQIQDQQSLVVELSLLRQENEELTMTVAKQSSIIDKLKKESEQIHSKPKSPSVMRKTHKIGKENLPAVISPLRERNH